The Sorangiineae bacterium MSr11954 DNA segment CGATCCCGTGCCCCACGAACTGACGCACGACCGCGTAGCCGTGCGACGTCGCGCACTGCTCGATGGCCCAACCCACGTCCCCGAGGCGGCCGTTCGGCTGCGATGCCTCGATGGCGCGCTCGAGGCAAGCCTTCGTCGCGGCGAGGAGCTGGCGCGCGGCCGGCGACGCGGCGCCGACGGCCACCGTGCGCGCGGCGTCGGCGCAGTAGTCGTTCTTGAAGCACGCGAAGTCGAGGCCCACCACATCGCCGTCGCGAAGAATGACCTTCTTGCTCGGAATGCCATGCACCACCACCTCGTTGACCGAAGCACAAAGCACGGCCGGGTAGGGGGGCATCCCATGCGGGCGGTACCCGCGAAACGCGGAGCGCGCTTTGGCCCGCGACAGCTCGCGGTCGGCGATTTGGTCGAGCTCCCAGGTGGAGATGCCGGGCTTGCACGCTGCCTCGAGCGCATCGAGCACGGCATGCACGATGCGCCCCGTCTCCCGCATCTTGGCGATTTCGGCGTCGGATTTCAGGTGGATCATGGTGTTTCGACTCACACCCTCTGGTAGCCGAGCCTCTGGCCCTATGTCCAAGATCGAATCGATCTGCCCGCGCGGCCTCGATCGATCGACCTGCGGTGCTTTTCAAAGGAGGGAACGGATGAGCACATTCTTGATCGTAGGAACGGGTGGTGTCGGCGGTCTGCTGGGCGGTCTTCTGGCACGCGCCGGCCACGACGTGGCGTTCGTGGCGCGCGGCGCGCAGCTCGAGGCGCTGAAGGCCAAGGGCCTCACCCTTCGCGGGCCCGACGGAGAGATCGCGGTCCCGAAGCTCCGCGCCGGCGCCGATCCCGCGGAGTTCGGCGTGGTGGACCATGTGCTCGTCTGCGTCAAAGCGTGGCAAGTGGAGGAAATCGCCCCGCGCCTGCGCCCGGCCGTGGGCCCCTCGACCACGGTGGTCCCTCTGCAAAACGGCGTCGACGCCGGACCGACCTTGGCCGCAGCCCTGGGCGACGAGGTCGTGATTGGAAGCCTTTGCCATATGTTCGCCTGGATTGGCGGACCCGGCATCATCGAGTGGAAGCTCCCCCCGCCGGTGGTCACCCTGGGCGCGCGCATCGCGGCGCACCAGACGCGGATTGCGCGGCTCGCGTCCGAGCTCACCGCCGCCGGCATCACCACCCGCATTTCCGAGGACATCGACGCTGCGCTCTGGGAAAAGCTGATCTTTCTGGCGCCCATCGGATCGGTCGGCGCGGTGACCCGATCGCTCGCGGGGGTCCTTCGTGCGGTGCCCGAAACGCGCCAGCTGCTTCGGCGCGCCATGGACGAAATCGCGGCGGTCGCGCGGGCCCGGGGCATCAAGCTCGCGGGCGACGCCGTGGACCGGGCGCTGGCGTTCATCGATTCGCTGCCGCCCGAGAGCAATGCTTCGACCTATCGGGACATTCTGGCGGGACGGCCTTCCGAGCTCGGCAACCTCACGGGCGCGGCGGTGCGATTGGGCAAAGAATCCAATGTCCCCACCCCGGCCAACGACTTTTTGCTGGCCGCGCTGCTCCCCCAAGAAAATGCCGCGCGGGGGGTCGTTCGCTAAAATAGACGCTTCGCTCCTAAAGCGAATCTTTGTACATAGGCGGAGCGAACTCGTTCGTGCGAGCCTGTATCTTCCGTGATCCGATTTCAGAACGTCCGCAAAGTCTATGGCACCGGCGAGCAAGCTTTGGCCGCGCTCGACGACGTCACGCTCCATGTGCCCGAGGGTGAAATTTTCGGGGTGCTCGGCCAGAGCGGCGCGGGCAAGAGCACCCTGATCCGCTGCGTCAACCTGCTGGAGCGGCCGACCTCCGGGTCGGTGGTCGTCAATGGGCAGGAGATGACCAGCCTATCGCCGCCCGAGCTGCGCAAGGCGCGGCAGCAGATTGGCATCATCTTCCAGCACTTCAATCTTCTGCGCTCGCGCACGGTGGCCGAGAACATCGCCTTCCCACTGGAGGTCGTGGGCCAGCCGAAAGCGCAACGCGACACGCGGGTGAAGGAGCTGCTCTCCTTGGTCGGCCTGTCGGACAAGATCAACGCGTACCCGTCGCAGCTCTCGGGCGGTCAAAAGCAGCGGGTCGGCATCGCGCGCGCGCTGGCGTGCGAGCCCAAGGTGCTGCTCTCCGACGAGGCCACGTCGGCCCTCGATCCGCAGACCACCCGATCCATCTTGGATCTCCTGCGCGATCTCAATCGCCGCCTCAAACTGACGGTGCTTCTCATCACGCACGAGATGACGGTGGTCAAACACATCTGCGACCGCGTGGCCGTGCTGCGCGCGGGGCGGGTGGTGGAGCAGGGGTTGGTCGATGAGCTCATCGTGCGGCCGGGCTCCGAGATCGCGAGCGAGTTCTTTCCGCGCATCGTCCCGCCCTCCGGCCGCAACGGCGCGGTGCTGGCGACGATCACCTTCGCCGGTGCATCGGCCGACGAACCGATCCTCTCGTCCATCCTGCGAACGTACGACGTGGGCATCAACATTCTCGGCGGTGGCATCGAGACGGTGCGCGAGAAGCGGGTCGGCCGCTTGCTTCTGGAGCTCTCCGGGCCCGA contains these protein-coding regions:
- the map gene encoding type I methionyl aminopeptidase; translated protein: MIHLKSDAEIAKMRETGRIVHAVLDALEAACKPGISTWELDQIADRELSRAKARSAFRGYRPHGMPPYPAVLCASVNEVVVHGIPSKKVILRDGDVVGLDFACFKNDYCADAARTVAVGAASPAARQLLAATKACLERAIEASQPNGRLGDVGWAIEQCATSHGYAVVRQFVGHGIGRAMHEEPSVPNHGPPGRGVRLAPGMVIAIEPMVNEGTGNVRTLGDGWTVITKDHRRSAHFEHTVAITKDGPVVLTVA
- a CDS encoding 2-dehydropantoate 2-reductase, giving the protein MSTFLIVGTGGVGGLLGGLLARAGHDVAFVARGAQLEALKAKGLTLRGPDGEIAVPKLRAGADPAEFGVVDHVLVCVKAWQVEEIAPRLRPAVGPSTTVVPLQNGVDAGPTLAAALGDEVVIGSLCHMFAWIGGPGIIEWKLPPPVVTLGARIAAHQTRIARLASELTAAGITTRISEDIDAALWEKLIFLAPIGSVGAVTRSLAGVLRAVPETRQLLRRAMDEIAAVARARGIKLAGDAVDRALAFIDSLPPESNASTYRDILAGRPSELGNLTGAAVRLGKESNVPTPANDFLLAALLPQENAARGVVR
- a CDS encoding ATP-binding cassette domain-containing protein, which encodes MIRFQNVRKVYGTGEQALAALDDVTLHVPEGEIFGVLGQSGAGKSTLIRCVNLLERPTSGSVVVNGQEMTSLSPPELRKARQQIGIIFQHFNLLRSRTVAENIAFPLEVVGQPKAQRDTRVKELLSLVGLSDKINAYPSQLSGGQKQRVGIARALACEPKVLLSDEATSALDPQTTRSILDLLRDLNRRLKLTVLLITHEMTVVKHICDRVAVLRAGRVVEQGLVDELIVRPGSEIASEFFPRIVPPSGRNGAVLATITFAGASADEPILSSILRTYDVGINILGGGIETVREKRVGRLLLELSGPDANAARSHLERMGLLAEGAT